In Microbulbifer salipaludis, a genomic segment contains:
- a CDS encoding AEC family transporter, whose product MDTIATTFSFALSVTAPIFLTLLVGYGLARVKLLSESFVDDASRLVFLVTLPALLFFNIFGSDARLGDEWPLLLAGLIGTVLTVPLAWLAARSLAHGDRSAFIQGAFRGNLGIIGLAWAANAYGASGLAQAALLMAVITIFYNIAAVALFAVYSQKAKFSWIKLGKDILRNPLIVAIVLALLAKSVGLRLPEMIVQTGDYLASVTLPLALLCIGASLDLSMLRRSSFGAFAASGFKLLVVPVILVGVGLLFGLHGQGLAILFLLAAAPTASASFIMARALGGNSQLAANIIAISTLFSVVTASLGLALLKVYLP is encoded by the coding sequence TTGGATACCATCGCCACAACCTTCTCCTTTGCGCTTTCCGTCACCGCGCCGATTTTTCTGACATTGCTGGTGGGTTACGGGCTGGCGCGGGTGAAGCTGCTGAGTGAATCCTTTGTCGATGACGCCTCCAGGCTGGTGTTTCTGGTAACGCTGCCGGCGCTATTGTTTTTTAATATTTTCGGCTCGGATGCCCGCCTCGGCGATGAGTGGCCCCTGTTGCTGGCAGGGTTGATCGGCACCGTATTAACGGTGCCGTTGGCGTGGCTTGCGGCGCGCTCGCTGGCGCACGGCGACCGCAGCGCGTTTATCCAGGGCGCCTTTCGTGGCAACCTCGGGATTATCGGCCTGGCTTGGGCGGCAAATGCCTACGGTGCTTCTGGTCTGGCGCAGGCAGCGTTGTTGATGGCCGTGATCACCATCTTCTACAACATCGCCGCGGTGGCCTTGTTTGCGGTGTACAGCCAGAAAGCGAAGTTCAGCTGGATAAAACTGGGCAAGGATATTCTGCGCAACCCGCTCATTGTGGCCATTGTGCTGGCCCTGCTGGCAAAGTCTGTGGGGCTCAGGTTGCCCGAGATGATTGTGCAGACCGGTGATTATCTTGCGTCTGTCACCTTGCCGCTGGCGCTGTTGTGCATTGGCGCGAGCCTGGATTTGAGCATGTTGCGGCGCAGTTCGTTCGGCGCGTTTGCGGCCAGTGGATTCAAGTTGCTGGTGGTCCCGGTGATACTGGTGGGTGTCGGCTTATTGTTTGGCCTGCACGGACAGGGTCTGGCGATCCTGTTTCTGCTCGCGGCCGCGCCTACTGCTTCGGCGTCTTTTATTATGGCCCGCGCGCTCGGCGGCAATAG